From a region of the Theobroma cacao cultivar B97-61/B2 chromosome 8, Criollo_cocoa_genome_V2, whole genome shotgun sequence genome:
- the LOC18593066 gene encoding serine/threonine-protein kinase-like protein CCR4, which produces MGLFFGESHRVSLLIFSFLCTVSICSSLSSVSISETSGLTLVCALEPQRSSLNCSSFPPGIQTPFNSNYSFSGIVSGDGFLCGLRPSFSSSNVSVMHCWRFSSNGTTIEFKRIYEGPGLKQLDAGNSHICGLNETNALECWQWPGFNPTGDRNFSTIAVGEGFLCGLSEAGKIKCLGNVTGISGQELRGSYSVIAAGFTHACAISFDNDLECWGNTVGNKPQGKFKALALGQNRSCALRIDETVVCWGENNFSLPKELGGYGFLSIEAKRNVFCGVLTFNYSLFCWGDTDFASNFMVFSRVLPGPCRDSCQCGSLQGSGFLCNNGRSICQTCNTPVVPITPPPPSAPSPSSDLNGKMVAFLVVGCVGSFCWFLVVGFFVFRYCKGRGCRVHDSGPLDETGGPDNAVPNQPQSSQAPTAPAVLEKRLSQLTSMGNTGYLEEFSLQALIQATNNFSEDHKVGTGSFGSVYHATLDDGREVAIKRAEITFTSSYAIGTKRQEDKDTAFVNELENLSRLHHKNLVRLLGFCEDSNERVLVYEYMDNGTLHDHLHKFQNPPFMSWAVRLKIAADAARGIEYLHEYAVPPIIHRDIKSSNILLDGNWTAKVSDFGLSLLGPGDDESHLSLRAAGTFGYMDPEYYRLHQLTTKSDVYSFGVVLLELLSGCRAIHRNENGVPRNVVDFVVPYILQDEIHRVLDPRVPPPTPFEIEAVAYVGYLAADCVRPEGRDRPSMTEIVSSLDKAFAACLLPPALSRSTTDSST; this is translated from the coding sequence ATGGGTCTTTTCTTTGGTGAATCCCACCGCGTTTCTCTCCtgattttttcatttctttgtaCTGTTTCTATCTGTTCCTCACTCTCCTCAGTCTCTATTTCTGAGACTTCTGGCCTGACATTGGTATGTGCCTTGGAACCGCAACGATCTTCTCTAAATTGTTCTAGCTTTCCTCCCGGTATTCAAACCCCTTTCAACTCTAATTATTCGTTCTCTGGGATTGTCTCTGGAGATGGGTTTTTATGTGGTTTGAGACCTTCTTTTTCCTCGTCCAATGTTTCAGTTATGCATTGTTGGAGATTCTCTAGCAACGGTACTACTATAGAGTTCAAACGGATTTACGAGGGTCCAGGTCTTAAACAACTTGATGCAGGCAACTCTCACATTTGCGGTCTTAATGAGACCAACGCTCTTGAATGTTGGCAGTGGCCTGGATTCAACCCAACCGGGGATCGAAACTTTTCTACAATTGCTGTTGGTGAAGGATTTTTATGTGGGTTATCAGAAGCTGGAAAGATTAAATGCCTTGGAAACGTTACTGGTATCTCTGGTCAAGAGCTTAGAGGGAGTTATAGCGTGATTGCTGCTGGCTTTACACATGCTTGCGCTATCAGTTTCGATAATGATTTGGAGTGTTGGGGGAATACGGTGGGTAATAAGCCACAGGGAAAATTCAAAGCACTGGCTCTGGGTCAAAATCGAAGCTGTGCTTTAAGGATTGATGAAACAGTTGTTTGTTGGGGGGAGAATAATTTCAGTCTGCCAAAGGAGTTGGGAGGGTATGGATTTTTGTCGATCGAAGCAAAAAGAAACGTTTTCTGTGGAGTTTTGACATTTAATTATTCTCTGTTTTGTTGGGGTGACACAGATTTTGCTTCCAACTTCATGGTATTCTCAAGAGTATTGCCAGGGCCATGTAGGGATTCGTGTCAATGTGGTTCATTGCAAGGATCAGGCTTCCTTTGCAACAATGGTAGATCTATTTGCCAAACTTGTAATACACCTGTCGTGCCAATAACGCCACCCCCGCCATCAGCTCCCTCACCAAGCAGTGATTTGAATGGCAAAATGGTAGCCTTTTTAGTTGTTGGTTGTGTAGGATCCTTCTGTTGGTTCCTGGTCGTTGGTTTCTTTGTCTTTAGATATTGCAAAGGTAGAGGATGCCGTGTCCATGATTCAGGTCCCCTGGATGAGACTGGTGGCCCAGATAATGCTGTTCCCAATCAGCCCCAAAGTTCCCAAGCCCCAACAGCACCAGCAGTTCTTGAGAAGCGTCTGAGCCAGTTGACCAGCATGGGAAATACAGGTTACTTGGAGGAATTTTCTTTACAAGCCCTGATTCAAGCGACCAACAATTTCTCTGAAGATCATAAAGTTGGGACTGGCAGTTTTGGTTCTGTCTACCATGCTACATTGGATGATGGGCGTGAAGTGGCCATCAAGCGGGCTGAGATAACATTCACTTCATCCTATGCAATAGGCACCAAACGTCAAGAAGATAAAGACACTGCCTTCGTGAACGAGCTTGAAAATTTGTCACGCCTCCATCACAAAAATCTCGTCCGACTATTAGGATTTTGTGAAGATTCCAATGAGCGTGTATTGGTGTACGAGTACATGGACAATGGCACACTCCATGACCATCTCCACAAGTTTCAAAATCCTCCCTTTATGTCATGGGCTGTGCGGCTTAAGATTGCAGCAGATGCAGCAAGGGGGATTGAGTACTTGCACGAATACGCGGTACCACCAATCATACACCGCGATATCAAGTCCTCCAACATCCTTCTCGACGGAAATTGGACCGCAAAGGTATCCGATTTTGGATTGTCATTGTTGGGTCCTGGGGACGATGAGTCACACCTTTCGCTGCGGGCAGCAGGCACTTTTGGATACATGGATCCTGAGTACTACAGGCTGCATCAGCTGACCACTAAGAGTGATGTGTACAGCTTTGGTGTAGTATTGCTGGAATTGTTATCAGGATGCAGGGCAATTCATCGGAACGAAAATGGGGTGCCAAGGAATGTGGTTGATTTCGTTGTTCCATATATTCTCCAAGACGAAATTCACAGAGTTTTGGACCCCAGAGTCCCACCACCAACCCCTTTCGAAATAGAGGCAGTGGCATACGTAGGATACTTAGCAGCCGACTGCGTAAGACCAGAAGGCCGAGACAGACCTTCAATGACTGAGATTGTAAGTAGCTTGGATAAGGCATTTGCGGCTTGTTTACTTCCCCCAGCCTTGTCCCGTTCCACTACAGACTCCTCCACGTAG